A segment of the Entomomonas moraniae genome:
AACTTCTTCCTTAGAACCTAAGAAAACAGCAACACGCTCATGTAATGATTGTGGTTGAATTTCTAAAATACGTTGGTAACCATTAGTGGCTGCACCACCTGCTTGTTCAATAATCATCGACATGGGGTTGGCTTCATACATTAAGCGTAATTTACCGGGTTTACTGGGTTCTCTTGCATCACGAGGGTACATAAAGATACCACCACGCGTTAAAATACGATGAACATCGGCTACCATAGAGGCAATCCAGCGCATATTATAGTTTTTACCTAGAGGGCCTTCTGTTCCTTCTAACATTTCATCAACGTATTGTTTAACAGGGGCTTCCCAATGGCGTTGATTCGACATGTTGATTGCGTATTCAGCTGTTTGTTCGGGAACTTTTACATCATCATGAGTTAATACAAAACTACCCAGTTCAGGATCTAGTGTGAAACCTTTAACGCCATTGCCCATTGTTAACATTAGCATCGTTTGAGGGCCATAGATGGCATAACCTGCAGCGACCTGCTTAACACCTGGTTGTAAAAAAGCTTCTTCTTGCAATGGTTCGTTTTGGCTTAAAAGTTCTGCTGGGCATTTTAGAACAGAGAAAATAGTACCAACTGATACATTGACATCCACATTGCTAGAACCATCTAATGGGTCGAATACTAATAAGTAAGCGCCTTTAGGATAGCAACCAGGAATTTGATAAACGGTATCCATTTCTTCAGAGGCCATACCCGCTAAAGTTCCACCCCACTCATTAGCTTCTAATAAAATTTCATTAGAAAGTACATCTAGCTTCTTTTGTACTTCGCCTTGTACGTTTTCTGTTTTTAAACTGCCTAATACGCCACCTAATGCACCTTTGGTGACAGAGCGATTAATCATTTTACAAGCACGACCAACGATCTCGAGTAAGAATCTTAAATCAGAGGGGGTATTATGGTTGCGTGTTTGTTCAATTAAAAAGCGACTTAGGGTCGTTATGCGCGACATACAAAACTCCAAATAGAAACAGCTGCATTATAAAGCAATAAAGCATGAAAAAATCGTCTTGGCATTATACGCTATCTTGGACAAAAAGGAGATAATTATCCATAGATAAAAATGCTAGATCAAAATGCAATTTTTAATTTAACCAAGTAAATAACACAAGCAAAACAACTTAATGCCAGAATAAAACCTAAATAGCGATAAGCAGAGGTTTTGCCTTTTAGGGCAAGAAAGCCAAAAAGAATATAGCCTATTACAAAACAGAGCTTTTCAGTTAGCCAACGTTCGGATGATAGGTTAGGGTATTGTTGCGTGAGAATAATTAATGTAATACCAAAAATAAGCAAGCAAGTATCATTAAGGTGTGGAAGGATACGAACCCATCGTTGTCGCATAAACTTAGCATTTAGCTGTTTACCAAAAAAACGTACAATGAATAAAGTAATGGTAATGACAGCGGTTAGCGCATGTAAGTGTAAAATAGTTTTTTGTATCATTGTTAGCAATCAACCGTGTTAACTATTGTTTAGTGAAAGATTATTTAATGGCTGAGTAAATTTTAAAGCCATTTTTTTCAGCCAAGACTTGGCAATTACCAAAAGCTTGCTCAATAATAGGTTGGTATTTTAAAAAGCTATTGGCAACAAGCCGTAGTTCACCTCCTTTAATAAGGTGATAGACCGCTTGGGTTAATAGTTGCTCCGTTGTTTCATAATTTGTTTTCACCCCTTGGTGAAAGGGCGGGTTAGTAATAATCATACTAAGTTCTGTGGGGGCCGCATTAATCCCGTCAGCTAATAATGTTGTCGCTTCTAGCTGATTTTGTTGTAACGTTTGCTCTGTACTTGCAATAGCAAAGGCATCCACATCTTGTAAATAAACACAAGTTTTAGGGTGTTGTTGTTTTATAAGGCTGCCAATAACGCCAGCACCACACCCAAAATCTAATATTTTGCCTTGGGGAATATTTGTAAGGTGTTGTAATAAAAGGTTTGTGCCTATGTCCAATTTACCATGACTAAAAACACCTGCAAAGCTTGTAATGTTGATCTCATCTACATGGTAGGTTTGTGCAAAATCACTCAGTTTAGGTGGTAGTATGGCTTCTTGTGGGGTGACTTTCCATAATTGGCAATGACGAGCACTATCAAGTTTGATCGCTTTGCCATAAGTGGTGAGTTGTTTGGCCGCGCGCTCAATCCCTGCTTTTTTTTCTCCTACCAAGTACAGTGGACAATTAGTTTTTAGTGTGGCCGCTGTGGCCTGTAAGAGATAGTCTGTTAACTCTTTCGATTTAGGTAAAAAAATAACAGCAGCTGAAAATACCTCGCAAGGGGCTGTTGTACCAAGGTGTATCTTTTCTGGATAACATTGTTGAAGTATTTGGCTATCATCAGCAAACCAAGACCAACCTTTGCCAGTAGGAATCATGGTAAGTAATTCATCAGCTGGTAAACCCACTAAAAGTGTATTGTCGGTAAATAATTCGATTTGTCGAAGTAACACTTCACTGCGTGGATCCATAAAATAGCCTAATTGAAGTAATAAGAAAAAATTTATTTTATCATTTTAGGCAAAGAAAAGAATTGTAAATATTTTCTAAATTAAATACGGAATGGTTTATAGAAAATACAAAGATATTCCCTGTCTATTTTATGAACATATGAAAAGTATTTGTGATTTTCAATAGGATTATCATAAATAGGTTATTTAGAGTTTGAAATACTTTAGTCTAATAAACTAAAATCTTTTTTTCGGAGAAATGACTTCTTCTTCCCAACTCTTTTTATGCCGTCAAGAGTATTAAAATGAATTATATAAGTATAAAGCTTTTTAAGAAAACTATTGTCTTTTCAGTATTAATGAATACTTTCAATATGGCAATAGCACAAACTCCACCTAGCTCGTTTATACCCGAAAAAACAGCGCCTAATACGGATCAGATATTAACCAATGGCTTATATCAGGACGGTGCACCAAAGTTAAATGCTGATTTAGCAAAAGGAAATTACAATATAGCCATAGCAGCTAATAGCTATGTTCAAGGCCAAAGTATTGTTCGAACGAACACTTCAATGGGTAATTACATCGCGGCGGGCAACAACAATTATATTCTAAATAATACGATTACTTCTGTACAGATTAATGTTGGTTCAGACAGCTATACGATTGGTAATACAGTGCAAGGTAATGCTGACCTTTTTGGCCAGTATGCTAAAGGTGTTATCAGTTTAGGGGCAGGTGCGCAAGCTTATGATACAACCATTAAAAATCTAGGTACTATGTCGGTTAATAAAGGATCTGAAGCATACAATACAAAAGTTGAAACGGGGGGAGTTTTAACCATTGCTAATGGCTATGCGCAATCCATTGTTGTTAATGGTGGGGTATTAAATCT
Coding sequences within it:
- a CDS encoding methyltransferase, with amino-acid sequence MDPRSEVLLRQIELFTDNTLLVGLPADELLTMIPTGKGWSWFADDSQILQQCYPEKIHLGTTAPCEVFSAAVIFLPKSKELTDYLLQATAATLKTNCPLYLVGEKKAGIERAAKQLTTYGKAIKLDSARHCQLWKVTPQEAILPPKLSDFAQTYHVDEINITSFAGVFSHGKLDIGTNLLLQHLTNIPQGKILDFGCGAGVIGSLIKQQHPKTCVYLQDVDAFAIASTEQTLQQNQLEATTLLADGINAAPTELSMIITNPPFHQGVKTNYETTEQLLTQAVYHLIKGGELRLVANSFLKYQPIIEQAFGNCQVLAEKNGFKIYSAIK
- a CDS encoding SirB2 family protein, producing the protein MIQKTILHLHALTAVITITLFIVRFFGKQLNAKFMRQRWVRILPHLNDTCLLIFGITLIILTQQYPNLSSERWLTEKLCFVIGYILFGFLALKGKTSAYRYLGFILALSCFACVIYLVKLKIAF
- a CDS encoding class 1 fructose-bisphosphatase, giving the protein MSRITTLSRFLIEQTRNHNTPSDLRFLLEIVGRACKMINRSVTKGALGGVLGSLKTENVQGEVQKKLDVLSNEILLEANEWGGTLAGMASEEMDTVYQIPGCYPKGAYLLVFDPLDGSSNVDVNVSVGTIFSVLKCPAELLSQNEPLQEEAFLQPGVKQVAAGYAIYGPQTMLMLTMGNGVKGFTLDPELGSFVLTHDDVKVPEQTAEYAINMSNQRHWEAPVKQYVDEMLEGTEGPLGKNYNMRWIASMVADVHRILTRGGIFMYPRDAREPSKPGKLRLMYEANPMSMIIEQAGGAATNGYQRILEIQPQSLHERVAVFLGSKEEVERITHYHQQQKQ